A region from the Lolium perenne isolate Kyuss_39 chromosome 4, Kyuss_2.0, whole genome shotgun sequence genome encodes:
- the LOC127348683 gene encoding uncharacterized protein, which yields MRPEAAGPRRMASMEREPKALSLDELKYAREAALYVLRTHTSEDAVRIFTDGLKPVLGVRKNSMAADSEDDDDGDNGYEDDDLFNPDAFDDDSFRHQYGRTDDEERDVATAPF from the exons ATGAGGCCTGAAGCTGCAGGACCACGGAGGATGGCGTCCATGGAGCGGGAGCCCAAAGCGCTCTCCCTCGACGAGCTCAAGTACGCCAGG GAGGCAGCGCTCTATGTCCTGAGAACGCACACCTCGGAGGACGCCGTCCGGATCTTCACCGATGGTCTCAAGCCGGTGCTCGGCGTCAGGAAGAACTCCATGGCCGCCGActccgaggacgacgacgacggcgacaacGGCTATGAAGACGATGACTTGTTTAATCCCGACGCGTTTGACGATGACAGTTTTCGCCACCAATATGGACGCACCGACGACGAGGAGCGAGACGTTGCTACCGCACCCTTCTAA